The Gracilibacillus caseinilyticus genome segment CAAGACATTCCGATCATTTTTACACCTAACTGTATCAGTGTTCGAAGCTTGAACAATTCATATCCGATGCAATCTAACCCTTCTAATGTGAGTAATGCTCCTTTTTCCTGTAGCTCCAATGATTCCATATCTCTCACCGACTGTACAATTCGAATATTACGATAAGGCTTAATAATTCGTTCATAAAATATATCAATCATATGTAAAGCAACCGTGAATTTAGCCTCTGTCGGCACATGTTCAGGAATATAAATGGCGAAGCATTGCACCTGTGCCGGGCTGTTCATCCACCTTGGGTAATTGACATGTAAACGCTGATCCAGAAAATCGGTATCGTATAACCACATTTTCATTAACGCATCACAATGACAATCTATGAGCATCTTCTACACCTCTGTTAGTAGAATACATAAAAACCTGTTTGTTAAAAAACAAACAGGTTACTATATTTCCTTATTACCTTGGTTCAACAATCAGTTTAATAGCTGTTCTTTCTTCATTATCGATGATAATATCTGTAAAAGCTGGAATACAAATGAGATCGACTCCACTCGGAGCAACAAAGCCACGTGCGATTGCAACTGCCTTCACTGCTTGAT includes the following:
- a CDS encoding stage V sporulation protein S translates to MDILKVSAKSNPNSVAGALANVLRERGSAEIQAIGAGALNQAVKAVAIARGFVAPSGVDLICIPAFTDIIIDNEERTAIKLIVEPR